The genomic DNA GAGCAGTATTATAAACTACATCTAATACCTATTTGAGGGCTATCTTTGCTAAATCTATTAACATCACATAACAACCGATATCTACTGAATACATCTCTGAATGAATCGCATTTCTAGTTACTACAATTCTTCCTACTCGAACCGTTTCTATACCTCTTGTTCGACAAGCATCTGGCATAATTGCGTCATTTATAATTGTTGGTACTTCATTAATTTCCATAGATTGAATTACAGCATCAACATTTGCTTTTTCTAAATCATTTTCTGCTGCTATATCAATATTAAAATGTACTGGATTTTTATATAAGGTTAGCTTTAGCTTAAATTGCTTTAAATAAAGTATTATTTCTTCCGCCGGCATCGTTTTCTTGAATTAATAAACTCTATCGGCTCTGAAAACCATTTTCCTGATTCGAATCCCATTTTTATTCACTCTTTCCCTACGACTTTTCTTTTTATTTTCTATCATACCTTTTATAATTATGATGCAAATATTCTATACTAATACGCAATTATTTTTCGTAGTTATCATTATTTAGTATTTTTATCAAAAAAATTGAATCCTATGGTAAACTTGGAAAACAGATTTCACAACACCATTTCCTTATATTCTCAAGAGCAAAATTTGATACGTTCTTTATGGCTCGAAATCAATGACCATTATACAGAGAAACATCGTGCATACCATAATAAAACTCATTTAATAGAACTTTTAAATTATTTGGACACCTATAATGAACAGATCTTAAATCCTACTATTCTAGAACTTTCTATATTTTACCATGACATTATTTATAATGTATGGAAAAAAAATAATGAAGAAAAAAGTGCACTGCTTGCTATTAATAAATTAGCTAAAACAAATTTAACCCCTACCGATTTAATACTTATCCAACAACAAATATTAGCTACTAAAATCCATTTCGCTGAAGATAATGATACAAAGTGGCTGATTGATTTTGACTTAGGTATCTTAGGAAAACCCTATAAAACTTATCAGAATTATACTCAATTAATTAGAAAGGAATACAAGCTTATTCCTGAAACAATCTATAAAAAAGGACGGAAAAAAGTACTTACTCATTTTATTCAAAAACCTTTTATTTATGCTACAGATAGTTTTAGAAACTTATATGAAAAGCAAGCTAAATCTAATTTAATAAACGAATTAAATTCTTTATAAATGGCATCAAATAAAAATGCGCTAATTAGGTATAAAACCATCGATCAATGTTTAAGAAATACAATGAAGCGTTGGACGCTTAATGATTTAATTGAAGCTTGCTCCGATGCTTTATATGAATACGAAGGAAAAGAAACCTATGTTAGCAAACGCACCATACAATTAGATATTCAACTTATGAGAAGCGATAAATTAGGTTATAATGCCCCTATTGAGGTATATGAACGTAAATATTATCGCTATGCTCAAAATGAGTACAGCATCATGAATATTCCTGTTACTAGCAAAGATGTAAAAATTATGAATGAAGCGATCCAAATACTACGCCAGTTTAAAGAGTTTTCTTTATTCAAAGAAATGGGAGGTGTTTTAAAAAGGCTGGAAGATTCTGTGTACACTTCTCAAAAAAACAACAAGGCTATCATTCATTTAGATAAAAATGAGCAGCTAAAAGGCCTACGATATATCGATCCTATTTATGAAGCTATTCAACATAAAAAGGTCATTACAGTAACCTACCAATCATTTAAAGCGCGAAAGCCTAGCAACAAAACCTTACATCCTCAATTACTAAAAGAATTTAACAATCGTTGGTTTTTATTAGCTAATTATAAAAATAAAGAAATTACTCTTGCTCTCGACAGAATTTCTAATGTTTATATTGAAGAGCAACTCAACTATGTAGATTTAGAAATAGATGGAGATATTTATTATAAGGATGTTATTGGAGCTACCGTTTCCAATACACGCCCTCAAAACATCTTATTTTCAATAGAGGCTAAAATAGCTCCTTATGTTATAACCAAACCTTTTCATAAATCTCAAACCATAGTAAACAGAAGTAAAAACAACACGGTGTTTAGTATTAAAGTACAACACAACTTTGAGCTAGAACGTTTAATTTTAGGTTTTGGGGACAGCATTGAAATATTAAAGCCAGAGCGGCTAAGAAAACGCATTGCTCACAAACTGAATAATGCTTCCAATAGATACCAATA from Tenacibaculum maritimum NCIMB 2154 includes the following:
- a CDS encoding HD domain-containing protein, which codes for MVNLENRFHNTISLYSQEQNLIRSLWLEINDHYTEKHRAYHNKTHLIELLNYLDTYNEQILNPTILELSIFYHDIIYNVWKKNNEEKSALLAINKLAKTNLTPTDLILIQQQILATKIHFAEDNDTKWLIDFDLGILGKPYKTYQNYTQLIRKEYKLIPETIYKKGRKKVLTHFIQKPFIYATDSFRNLYEKQAKSNLINELNSL
- a CDS encoding helix-turn-helix transcriptional regulator gives rise to the protein MASNKNALIRYKTIDQCLRNTMKRWTLNDLIEACSDALYEYEGKETYVSKRTIQLDIQLMRSDKLGYNAPIEVYERKYYRYAQNEYSIMNIPVTSKDVKIMNEAIQILRQFKEFSLFKEMGGVLKRLEDSVYTSQKNNKAIIHLDKNEQLKGLRYIDPIYEAIQHKKVITVTYQSFKARKPSNKTLHPQLLKEFNNRWFLLANYKNKEITLALDRISNVYIEEQLNYVDLEIDGDIYYKDVIGATVSNTRPQNILFSIEAKIAPYVITKPFHKSQTIVNRSKNNTVFSIKVQHNFELERLILGFGDSIEILKPERLRKRIAHKLNNASNRYQ